In Portunus trituberculatus isolate SZX2019 chromosome 46, ASM1759143v1, whole genome shotgun sequence, a single window of DNA contains:
- the LOC123520251 gene encoding major facilitator superfamily domain-containing protein 9-like isoform X3, whose protein sequence is MLGGGAGDRAASARSVQLIMYVVGFLDLAGVMIVIPMFVTHLRHLGLSPLMNGAIRSFYGVLQLVFSPLVGRWSDRYGRRPLLVICLGVSALSYLVLGSSASIWVVIGSRIVTGIFKHSTTLCKSVLADVTPPEDRPKVMGKFNGAMGIAIILSPAIGGHLAHLDNGFAIVCSVSSVIFLGNCVVCLGLLPNELPLHARRPDGDPSKKDITTTPRNEWLSLLYEVEWKGAIGAVAGFLAGRLSRFQGSSQMVLFNSALVQAVSLLGLTFAPSILLIVMLLVPLSVSATLIHTATSTLIIDRCVPSKIGSVTGVAQGIPAIAGMTTPVLAGLAQEAGVRGPGVLASVAAFVGAAAAGWAAHYRHTTRKTGT, encoded by the exons ATGCTGGGCGGCGGGGCTGGTGACCGCGCCGCGTCCGCCAGGAGTGTCCAGCTCATCATGTATGTGGTGGGCTTCCTG GACCTGGCTGGAGTGATGATCGTTATTCCAATGTTCGTGACACATTTGCGGCACCTTGGCCTGTCGCCGCTCATGAATGGCGCCATCCGATCCTTCTACGGCGTGCTGCAGCTTGTGTTCTCGCCgctcgtg GGTCGGTGGAGTGACCGGTACGGGAGGCGTCCTCTGCTAGTGATATGCCTGGGGGTGTCTGCCCTCAGCTACCTGGTTCTTGGTTCCTCGGCCTCTATCTGGGTCGTCATTGGATCCAGAATTGTCACTG GAATCTTCAAGCACAGTACAACATTGTGTAAGTCTGTGCTAGCGGACGTCACGCCTCCCGAGGACAGACCAAAGGTGATGGGCAAGTTCAATGGCGCCATGGGCATCGCCATCATCCTCAGCCCGGCCATCGGGG GTCATCTGGCTCACCTGGACAACGGGTTCGCCATTGTGTGCAGTGTGAGCAGTGTCATCTTCCTCGGCAATTGCG TGGTGTGCCTTGGCCTCCTGCCGAACGAGTTGCCACTCCACGCTCGGCGGCCTGATGGAGATCCGTCAAAGAAAGACATCACAACCACACCTCGGAATGAATGGCTCTCATTGCTGTATGAAGTTGAGTGGAAG GGTGCTATCGGAGCAGTGGCAGGATTCTTGGCGGGCCGATTGTCGCGATTTCAAGGTAGCTCCCAGATGGTGCTATTCAACAGCGCGTTAGTGCAGGCTGTCTCTCTCCTCGGGCTTACCTTCGCGCCCTCCATCCTGCTCATTGTCATGTTGCTGGTGCCCCTGAGCGTGAGCGCGACCCTCATTcacaccgccacctccaccctcATCATTGACCGCTGTGTCCCATCCAAG ATTGGTTCAGTGACTGGCGTGGCCCAGGGCATCCCCGCTATCGCTGGCATGACAACCCCAGTGCTGGCAGGCCTGGCGCAGGAGGCTGGAGTGCGCGGGCCCGGCGTGCTGGCTTCGGTGGCAGCCTTCGTCGGTGCTGCAGCAGCAGGCTGGGCAGCTCACTACAGGCACACCACCAGGAAGACAGGGACATAG
- the LOC123520251 gene encoding major facilitator superfamily domain-containing protein 9-like isoform X1: MLGGGAGDRAASARSVQLIMYVVGFLDLAGVMIVIPMFVTHLRHLGLSPLMNGAIRSFYGVLQLVFSPLVGRWSDRYGRRPLLVICLGVSALSYLVLGSSASIWVVIGSRIVTGIFKHSTTLCKSVLADVTPPEDRPKVMGKFNGAMGIAIILSPAIGGHLAHLDNGFAIVCSVSSVIFLGNCVVCLGLLPNELPLHARRPDGDPSKKDITTTPRNEWLSLLYEVEWKVFGDIFVVDFFLTFAAYAYRASFVLIIDQMFAVSPSTIGYIISFQGAIGAVAGFLAGRLSRFQGSSQMVLFNSALVQAVSLLGLTFAPSILLIVMLLVPLSVSATLIHTATSTLIIDRCVPSKIGSVTGVAQGIPAIAGMTTPVLAGLAQEAGVRGPGVLASVAAFVGAAAAGWAAHYRHTTRKTGT, translated from the exons ATGCTGGGCGGCGGGGCTGGTGACCGCGCCGCGTCCGCCAGGAGTGTCCAGCTCATCATGTATGTGGTGGGCTTCCTG GACCTGGCTGGAGTGATGATCGTTATTCCAATGTTCGTGACACATTTGCGGCACCTTGGCCTGTCGCCGCTCATGAATGGCGCCATCCGATCCTTCTACGGCGTGCTGCAGCTTGTGTTCTCGCCgctcgtg GGTCGGTGGAGTGACCGGTACGGGAGGCGTCCTCTGCTAGTGATATGCCTGGGGGTGTCTGCCCTCAGCTACCTGGTTCTTGGTTCCTCGGCCTCTATCTGGGTCGTCATTGGATCCAGAATTGTCACTG GAATCTTCAAGCACAGTACAACATTGTGTAAGTCTGTGCTAGCGGACGTCACGCCTCCCGAGGACAGACCAAAGGTGATGGGCAAGTTCAATGGCGCCATGGGCATCGCCATCATCCTCAGCCCGGCCATCGGGG GTCATCTGGCTCACCTGGACAACGGGTTCGCCATTGTGTGCAGTGTGAGCAGTGTCATCTTCCTCGGCAATTGCG TGGTGTGCCTTGGCCTCCTGCCGAACGAGTTGCCACTCCACGCTCGGCGGCCTGATGGAGATCCGTCAAAGAAAGACATCACAACCACACCTCGGAATGAATGGCTCTCATTGCTGTATGAAGTTGAGTGGAAGGTATTCGGTGACATTTTTGTGGTGGATTTCTTCCTGACATTTGCTGCCTATGCCTACAGGGCAAGTTTTGTTTTGATAATTGACCAGATGTTCGCCGTGAGTCCCTCCACAATTGGCTACATCATCTCTTTCCAG GGTGCTATCGGAGCAGTGGCAGGATTCTTGGCGGGCCGATTGTCGCGATTTCAAGGTAGCTCCCAGATGGTGCTATTCAACAGCGCGTTAGTGCAGGCTGTCTCTCTCCTCGGGCTTACCTTCGCGCCCTCCATCCTGCTCATTGTCATGTTGCTGGTGCCCCTGAGCGTGAGCGCGACCCTCATTcacaccgccacctccaccctcATCATTGACCGCTGTGTCCCATCCAAG ATTGGTTCAGTGACTGGCGTGGCCCAGGGCATCCCCGCTATCGCTGGCATGACAACCCCAGTGCTGGCAGGCCTGGCGCAGGAGGCTGGAGTGCGCGGGCCCGGCGTGCTGGCTTCGGTGGCAGCCTTCGTCGGTGCTGCAGCAGCAGGCTGGGCAGCTCACTACAGGCACACCACCAGGAAGACAGGGACATAG
- the LOC123520251 gene encoding major facilitator superfamily domain-containing protein 9-like isoform X2 yields MLGGGAGDRAASARSVQLIMYVVGFLDLAGVMIVIPMFVTHLRHLGLSPLMNGAIRSFYGVLQLVFSPLVVCGGIFKHSTTLCKSVLADVTPPEDRPKVMGKFNGAMGIAIILSPAIGGHLAHLDNGFAIVCSVSSVIFLGNCVVCLGLLPNELPLHARRPDGDPSKKDITTTPRNEWLSLLYEVEWKVFGDIFVVDFFLTFAAYAYRASFVLIIDQMFAVSPSTIGYIISFQGAIGAVAGFLAGRLSRFQGSSQMVLFNSALVQAVSLLGLTFAPSILLIVMLLVPLSVSATLIHTATSTLIIDRCVPSKIGSVTGVAQGIPAIAGMTTPVLAGLAQEAGVRGPGVLASVAAFVGAAAAGWAAHYRHTTRKTGT; encoded by the exons ATGCTGGGCGGCGGGGCTGGTGACCGCGCCGCGTCCGCCAGGAGTGTCCAGCTCATCATGTATGTGGTGGGCTTCCTG GACCTGGCTGGAGTGATGATCGTTATTCCAATGTTCGTGACACATTTGCGGCACCTTGGCCTGTCGCCGCTCATGAATGGCGCCATCCGATCCTTCTACGGCGTGCTGCAGCTTGTGTTCTCGCCgctcgtggtgtgtggtg GAATCTTCAAGCACAGTACAACATTGTGTAAGTCTGTGCTAGCGGACGTCACGCCTCCCGAGGACAGACCAAAGGTGATGGGCAAGTTCAATGGCGCCATGGGCATCGCCATCATCCTCAGCCCGGCCATCGGGG GTCATCTGGCTCACCTGGACAACGGGTTCGCCATTGTGTGCAGTGTGAGCAGTGTCATCTTCCTCGGCAATTGCG TGGTGTGCCTTGGCCTCCTGCCGAACGAGTTGCCACTCCACGCTCGGCGGCCTGATGGAGATCCGTCAAAGAAAGACATCACAACCACACCTCGGAATGAATGGCTCTCATTGCTGTATGAAGTTGAGTGGAAGGTATTCGGTGACATTTTTGTGGTGGATTTCTTCCTGACATTTGCTGCCTATGCCTACAGGGCAAGTTTTGTTTTGATAATTGACCAGATGTTCGCCGTGAGTCCCTCCACAATTGGCTACATCATCTCTTTCCAG GGTGCTATCGGAGCAGTGGCAGGATTCTTGGCGGGCCGATTGTCGCGATTTCAAGGTAGCTCCCAGATGGTGCTATTCAACAGCGCGTTAGTGCAGGCTGTCTCTCTCCTCGGGCTTACCTTCGCGCCCTCCATCCTGCTCATTGTCATGTTGCTGGTGCCCCTGAGCGTGAGCGCGACCCTCATTcacaccgccacctccaccctcATCATTGACCGCTGTGTCCCATCCAAG ATTGGTTCAGTGACTGGCGTGGCCCAGGGCATCCCCGCTATCGCTGGCATGACAACCCCAGTGCTGGCAGGCCTGGCGCAGGAGGCTGGAGTGCGCGGGCCCGGCGTGCTGGCTTCGGTGGCAGCCTTCGTCGGTGCTGCAGCAGCAGGCTGGGCAGCTCACTACAGGCACACCACCAGGAAGACAGGGACATAG
- the LOC123520251 gene encoding major facilitator superfamily domain-containing protein 9-like isoform X4 has protein sequence MAPSDPSTACCSLCSRRSWCVVGRWSDRYGRRPLLVICLGVSALSYLVLGSSASIWVVIGSRIVTGIFKHSTTLCKSVLADVTPPEDRPKVMGKFNGAMGIAIILSPAIGGHLAHLDNGFAIVCSVSSVIFLGNCVVCLGLLPNELPLHARRPDGDPSKKDITTTPRNEWLSLLYEVEWKVFGDIFVVDFFLTFAAYAYRASFVLIIDQMFAVSPSTIGYIISFQGAIGAVAGFLAGRLSRFQGSSQMVLFNSALVQAVSLLGLTFAPSILLIVMLLVPLSVSATLIHTATSTLIIDRCVPSKIGSVTGVAQGIPAIAGMTTPVLAGLAQEAGVRGPGVLASVAAFVGAAAAGWAAHYRHTTRKTGT, from the exons ATGGCGCCATCCGATCCTTCTACGGCGTGCTGCAGCTTGTGTTCTCGCCgctcgtggtgtgtggtg GGTCGGTGGAGTGACCGGTACGGGAGGCGTCCTCTGCTAGTGATATGCCTGGGGGTGTCTGCCCTCAGCTACCTGGTTCTTGGTTCCTCGGCCTCTATCTGGGTCGTCATTGGATCCAGAATTGTCACTG GAATCTTCAAGCACAGTACAACATTGTGTAAGTCTGTGCTAGCGGACGTCACGCCTCCCGAGGACAGACCAAAGGTGATGGGCAAGTTCAATGGCGCCATGGGCATCGCCATCATCCTCAGCCCGGCCATCGGGG GTCATCTGGCTCACCTGGACAACGGGTTCGCCATTGTGTGCAGTGTGAGCAGTGTCATCTTCCTCGGCAATTGCG TGGTGTGCCTTGGCCTCCTGCCGAACGAGTTGCCACTCCACGCTCGGCGGCCTGATGGAGATCCGTCAAAGAAAGACATCACAACCACACCTCGGAATGAATGGCTCTCATTGCTGTATGAAGTTGAGTGGAAGGTATTCGGTGACATTTTTGTGGTGGATTTCTTCCTGACATTTGCTGCCTATGCCTACAGGGCAAGTTTTGTTTTGATAATTGACCAGATGTTCGCCGTGAGTCCCTCCACAATTGGCTACATCATCTCTTTCCAG GGTGCTATCGGAGCAGTGGCAGGATTCTTGGCGGGCCGATTGTCGCGATTTCAAGGTAGCTCCCAGATGGTGCTATTCAACAGCGCGTTAGTGCAGGCTGTCTCTCTCCTCGGGCTTACCTTCGCGCCCTCCATCCTGCTCATTGTCATGTTGCTGGTGCCCCTGAGCGTGAGCGCGACCCTCATTcacaccgccacctccaccctcATCATTGACCGCTGTGTCCCATCCAAG ATTGGTTCAGTGACTGGCGTGGCCCAGGGCATCCCCGCTATCGCTGGCATGACAACCCCAGTGCTGGCAGGCCTGGCGCAGGAGGCTGGAGTGCGCGGGCCCGGCGTGCTGGCTTCGGTGGCAGCCTTCGTCGGTGCTGCAGCAGCAGGCTGGGCAGCTCACTACAGGCACACCACCAGGAAGACAGGGACATAG
- the LOC123520118 gene encoding DNA polymerase epsilon subunit 3-like, producing MAERPEDLNLPNAVITRIIKDMLPEGVAVAKEARSAIARAASVFVLFATSSANNLAQKHKKKTVSAQDTFLALKEMEFDKFIEPLQESLEVYKRSQQNKKEQKEAKAKAKKAEEADKNSGSVEDNSEDGDVSNTMEASLTTDKENDDVMEIAE from the exons ATGGCAGAGCGGCCAGAGGATCTGAACCTGCCCAATGCTGTCATCACGCGCATCATCAAGGACATGTTGCCGGAGGGTGTGGCCGTGGCCAAGGAGGCGCGCTCTGCCATTGCCCGTGCTGCCTCGGTGTTTGTATTGTTTGCCACCTCATCAGCAAACAACTTGGCTcagaaacacaagaagaagacaGTCAGTGCTCAGGACACATTCTTAGCCTTGAAAGAGATGGAGTTTGATAAATTCATTGAGCCACTACAAGAAAGTTTAGAAG ttTACAAAAGAtctcaacaaaacaaaaaagaacagaaagaagcaAAGGCCAAAGCAAAGAAAGCTGAAGAAGCAGATAAAAACTCAGGCAGTGTTGAAGACAACAGTGAGGATGGCGACGTGTCCAACACGATGGAAGCTTCATTGACGacggataaagaaaatgatgatgtgaTGGAAATAGCAGAATAG